One stretch of Candidatus Cloacimonadota bacterium DNA includes these proteins:
- a CDS encoding DUF6144 family protein — MKQFEKQWLQKLQNALQKIGREDLFDGLISGKEDETMISWSKKMMEKLSEELTQKQIEEVMCGCACLRPKTDLKELRKEYCRTKDIKTIHQKMQGIFEVYIKKYKQLSDQQIDMINELGMGMVGKLEDNIVTVSKIPKEFHKYFACDDEKMKKYYYCHCPRIREVLLSEEEPVDTNYCYCGAGFYKDIWEFILQKPVKVKLIESIMQGDDVCKIKIEL, encoded by the coding sequence ATGAAACAGTTTGAAAAACAATGGCTACAAAAACTACAAAATGCTCTGCAGAAAATCGGCAGAGAAGATCTTTTTGATGGTTTGATTTCCGGCAAAGAAGATGAAACGATGATCTCCTGGTCGAAAAAAATGATGGAAAAACTGTCTGAAGAACTTACTCAAAAGCAGATAGAAGAAGTAATGTGCGGTTGTGCCTGCCTTAGACCTAAAACTGACCTGAAAGAGCTGCGCAAAGAATATTGCAGAACCAAAGACATCAAAACAATTCACCAGAAAATGCAGGGAATTTTCGAAGTTTACATCAAAAAATATAAACAGCTTAGTGACCAGCAGATCGACATGATAAACGAACTTGGCATGGGAATGGTGGGAAAGTTGGAGGACAACATTGTAACAGTCTCAAAAATTCCTAAGGAATTCCACAAATATTTTGCCTGTGATGATGAAAAGATGAAGAAATATTATTACTGTCATTGCCCTCGTATTCGAGAAGTTTTACTTTCTGAGGAAGAACCAGTCGATACCAATTACTGCTATTGCGGAGCAGGATTTTACAAAGACATCTGGGAATTCATCCTGCAGAAACCGGTAAAAGTGAAATTAATTGAATCGATCATGCAGGGTGATGACGTGTGCAAAATTAAAATTGAACTATAG
- a CDS encoding ABC transporter permease, which translates to MFKNYLKIAYRNIIKQKANSVINILGLALGLAACILVGLYIWQNLHYDDFHINKDRIFRVSVSTKTPQGTFPTAETPALLAPTLKQKYPEIDSIARVYFPDRDLISSSDKKFYEEELIFADDGFFDIFTYKFLQGNSETALNDKNSIVITKSAAQKYFDSQDPIGKVMKFNNRLDLEVTGVIEEVPVNSHFTFDMVGTYSSLVDLPVGNYLDQWGATFGSYTYVLLQPNSDPVQFGEKIAPFLNETMKVIEGVYKNFILQPVSSIHLFSDLEGEINPNSSITYLLILGSIALFILILACINFINLTTARAVKRAREIGVRKVFGAVKQQLIRQFLGESILITLISLICALVIVELFEPAFNKLIGTELTYQFFSSSGIMLTIFLAALLVGVLSGLYPAFVLTHYQPVHVMKGTMHSSRSGSAFLRKFLVLLQYSISLILIIFTIIINQQIGFMRDFDMGFDQEEVIVLKTPERMSYNSETIKAELNAIPGVVKTSTSLGVPVLGSGFGTNLIPDLAHQDLEFMVSVRMIDHDFLDLYGIKLLAGRTLSELGEVDFTTKTLVNETTVKKLGFSSPEEALGNNYTIGLSNGVKRFSPEIIGVVKDFHFNSLHEEVSPLLFMYWPYLFHEISIKISPDNVPATIKEIKSVWEKFYPVHPFDFSFLDEKIDSMYKAEERSFKVISTFSVLAIFIACLGLLGLTFYTTEQRRKEIGVRKILGASIPNIIQNISAEFLKLILIANLIAWPISYLFVNKWLASFPYKVEINVFVFIMAAAIAFGISLITIGYTVIRSAASNPVESIRYE; encoded by the coding sequence ATGTTCAAAAATTATTTAAAGATCGCATACCGCAACATCATAAAACAAAAAGCAAATTCAGTTATCAATATTCTTGGACTTGCTTTGGGATTAGCAGCCTGCATCCTGGTTGGACTATATATCTGGCAAAATCTTCATTACGATGATTTTCATATAAACAAAGATCGCATTTTTAGAGTTTCCGTTTCCACCAAAACACCACAGGGAACATTTCCAACAGCCGAAACTCCAGCTCTGCTTGCACCAACTCTGAAACAGAAATATCCCGAGATCGATAGTATTGCCCGTGTCTATTTTCCTGATAGAGATCTTATCAGTTCCTCCGATAAAAAATTCTATGAGGAAGAACTGATCTTTGCTGATGATGGATTCTTTGATATTTTTACTTACAAATTCCTGCAGGGAAACTCTGAGACTGCACTCAATGATAAAAATTCAATTGTCATAACAAAATCGGCGGCTCAAAAATATTTTGATTCTCAGGATCCCATTGGTAAAGTTATGAAATTTAATAATCGTTTAGATTTAGAAGTTACAGGTGTTATTGAAGAAGTTCCGGTGAATTCACATTTCACGTTTGATATGGTGGGCACCTACAGTTCACTGGTCGATCTTCCGGTAGGGAATTATCTCGACCAATGGGGAGCAACTTTTGGTTCCTACACTTACGTTTTGCTGCAGCCAAATTCTGATCCTGTTCAATTTGGAGAAAAAATAGCACCATTTCTTAATGAAACCATGAAAGTAATAGAAGGAGTTTACAAAAATTTTATTCTTCAGCCTGTCAGTTCTATCCATCTTTTTTCCGATTTGGAAGGTGAGATTAATCCCAACAGCTCGATTACATATCTGCTTATATTAGGCTCCATTGCACTTTTCATCCTCATACTAGCTTGCATAAATTTCATTAATCTGACCACAGCCAGAGCTGTAAAACGAGCGCGGGAAATCGGAGTTCGAAAAGTTTTCGGCGCTGTTAAACAGCAGCTTATCAGACAGTTTCTGGGTGAATCTATCCTGATAACTTTGATCTCACTGATCTGTGCGCTGGTAATAGTAGAACTCTTTGAACCTGCCTTTAATAAACTAATTGGAACAGAACTTACTTATCAATTTTTCAGTAGCTCCGGTATTATGTTAACTATTTTCCTGGCTGCATTGTTAGTCGGCGTTTTATCAGGATTGTATCCTGCTTTTGTTCTTACGCATTATCAACCTGTCCACGTGATGAAAGGTACTATGCACAGCAGCAGAAGCGGTTCTGCTTTCCTGCGAAAGTTCCTGGTTTTGCTGCAATATTCCATTTCTCTTATCCTGATAATTTTTACTATTATCATCAATCAGCAGATCGGATTCATGCGAGATTTTGACATGGGATTCGATCAGGAAGAAGTGATCGTGCTGAAAACTCCGGAACGAATGTCTTACAACTCAGAAACTATCAAAGCGGAACTGAATGCAATACCGGGAGTTGTTAAAACTTCCACCAGCCTTGGAGTGCCAGTTTTAGGTAGCGGATTTGGTACGAATCTGATTCCTGATTTAGCACATCAGGATTTAGAATTCATGGTTTCTGTTCGTATGATTGATCATGATTTTCTCGATCTGTATGGAATTAAACTTCTGGCAGGTAGAACGTTATCTGAGCTTGGTGAAGTAGATTTTACTACAAAAACATTGGTAAATGAAACTACTGTAAAAAAACTGGGATTTTCATCTCCGGAAGAAGCTTTGGGAAATAATTATACAATTGGTTTAAGTAATGGTGTAAAAAGATTTTCTCCGGAGATTATCGGGGTTGTGAAGGACTTCCATTTCAATTCATTACACGAGGAAGTCTCTCCGCTTCTGTTCATGTATTGGCCCTACCTTTTCCATGAAATTTCGATCAAGATAAGTCCGGACAATGTTCCTGCTACGATAAAAGAAATCAAATCTGTCTGGGAAAAATTCTATCCTGTTCATCCCTTCGATTTTTCCTTCCTGGACGAAAAGATAGATTCCATGTACAAAGCAGAAGAAAGATCGTTCAAGGTGATTTCAACTTTCTCGGTTCTGGCAATCTTCATCGCCTGTTTAGGCCTTTTGGGATTGACCTTTTACACCACAGAACAGCGTCGCAAAGAGATAGGAGTTCGCAAAATTCTGGGAGCATCCATTCCCAATATAATTCAAAATATTTCTGCTGAATTCTTAAAATTGATATTGATCGCGAATCTGATCGCCTGGCCGATAAGTTATCTATTTGTGAATAAATGGCTGGCAAGTTTTCCCTATAAAGTGGAAATCAATGTCTTTGTTTTTATCATGGCAGCAGCCATCGCATTTGGAATTTCCCTGATTACGATTGGTTATACCGTTATTCGCAGCGCAGCTTCTAATCCGGTTGAGAGTATTAGATATGAGTAG